AGGTGCCGTCGCCGGGCCGCCAGACCGCGAGATCGCTCTTGCCGTCGCCGTCGTAGTCGCCGGGCACGGGCACGTCGCCGTTAAGGCCCCACTGCTGGACGGAGATCGCGCCGGAGCTGCTGAGCACGATATGCCACGTGCCGTCGCTCGGTCGCCAGACAGCGCGGTCGCTCCTGCCATCGCCGTCGTAGTCGCCGGGCACGGGCACGTCGCCGCTCAGACCCCATTGATAATAGGCGGGGCTGCCGGTGCTGCTGTGGACAATATACCAGGTGCCGTCGCCGGGCCGCCAGACCGCGAGATCGCTCTTGCCGTCGCCGTCGTAGTCGCCGGGCACGGGCACGTCGCCGTTAAGGCCCCACTGCTGGGCGTAAGCGTTGCCGGTGCTGCTGGGAATGATGTACCAGGTGCCGTCGCCGGGCCGCCAGACCGCGAGATCGCTCTTGCCGTCGCCGTCGTAGTTGCCCGCGACCACCTTGTCGCCGTTGACGCCCCACTGCTGGGCGTAGGCGTTGCCGGTGCTGCTGGGAATGATGTACCAGTTACCCTCGCTGGGTCGCCAGACCGCAATGTCGGTCTTGCCGTCACCGTCGTAGTCGAACGGCGCTTTGCGCGCCGGACCCAGGCTGGGCAGGTAGAGCAGGCGGTTCGGCGTGCCGGAGGGGTTGTTGGAAATAACATTCGGCGTCGCGTTGGCGATGATCCAGTTGACAATATTGGCCGATGCGGTGTCGCCGAAGGCGCTCTTATACAGCGCGCCGACGCCGGCGACGTGCGGCGAGGCCATCGACGTGCCGCTGATCGTGTTGGTGCCGCTCCCGATCCACGCCGACAAGATATTGACGCCGGGCGCGTACACTTCGACACATGAGCCGACATTCGTGAAGGAGGCGCGGGCATCGTTGATATCCGATGCCGCCACGGTCAACACCTGATTGGCGCTTGCCGGAGACGTGTTGCAGGCGTTCGCGCCGTAGTTGTTGCCGGCGGCGACCGCGACAAAGACGCCTGAGTTGGAAAGGTTGTCGGCGGCGGTGTTGACCGAGGCGTTATAGCCGCCGCCCAGCGACATATTCGCCACGGCTGGCCGCTGACCGTACAGCCGCACCCAGTCCATGCCCGCGATCACGCCCGACCACGTGCCGGAGCCGCCACAGTCGAGCACGCGCACACCACGGAGCTGGACCTGCTTGGCAACGCCATAGGTTGCGCCGCCGACGGTCCCCGCGACATGCGTGCCATGACCGTTGCAATCGTCGCCGTTCCCGCCGAATGCGTCGTACACATTCGCGGCGCGACCGCCGAAGTCGGGGTGGTTGGCCTGCAATCCGGTGTCGATAATGTAGGCATACACGCCTGCGCCGGTTCGGTCATACGTATAGCTGCCGGAGAGCGGTCGGGAGCGCTGGTCGATGCGATCCAGGCCCCACGGCGGGTTGTACTGCGTATCGCTGACCGTAACCTCTTGATCAGGCTCGATGTAATCGACGTGGGGATTGCGCTGGAGCGCCTCAAGCTGACGCGCGTGCAACGTTGCTGCAAATCCATTCAGCACCGCCTTATACACATGCTTAGGCTTTACGCCCGCGCTGTTGGCGATGGAATGCGCATCAGCACCATCCTTGAGGACGACGATGTACTGGTCGGGAAGAGCCTTGCCGGTTGTGGGTACCATGCGGCTAGATGTACCAGTCGACGCGGACGCTGCCTGAATAGGCAATGCCTGAGCGACCAGTAAGACAGCGAACGCGAGCAGAACGATGAACCGCTTCATGGTAGGTGCCTCCCAAGCTTGGATTGAAACACGAGCGTACCGTAATGAACCGATGCCGCGTTGGGCAGGAACACGATCTTAAGCGCGTTTATCCAGTACGACAATCCCGAACCGATCACAGAGGGGCAGCAACCGCTTGGGGGGTG
This genomic stretch from Herpetosiphonaceae bacterium harbors:
- a CDS encoding S8 family serine peptidase produces the protein MVPTTGKALPDQYIVVLKDGADAHSIANSAGVKPKHVYKAVLNGFAATLHARQLEALQRNPHVDYIEPDQEVTVSDTQYNPPWGLDRIDQRSRPLSGSYTYDRTGAGVYAYIIDTGLQANHPDFGGRAANVYDAFGGNGDDCNGHGTHVAGTVGGATYGVAKQVQLRGVRVLDCGGSGTWSGVIAGMDWVRLYGQRPAVANMSLGGGYNASVNTAADNLSNSGVFVAVAAGNNYGANACNTSPASANQVLTVAASDINDARASFTNVGSCVEVYAPGVNILSAWIGSGTNTISGTSMASPHVAGVGALYKSAFGDTASANIVNWIIANATPNVISNNPSGTPNRLLYLPSLGPARKAPFDYDGDGKTDIAVWRPSEGNWYIIPSSTGNAYAQQWGVNGDKVVAGNYDGDGKSDLAVWRPGDGTWYIIPSSTGNAYAQQWGLNGDVPVPGDYDGDGKSDLAVWRPGDGTWYIVHSSTGSPAYYQWGLSGDVPVPGDYDGDGRSDRAVWRPSDGTWHIVLSSSGAISVQQWGLNGDVPVPGDYDGDGKSDLAVWRPGDGT